GTAATATCGGTGTTGTAGATCGACCTCGTTACCGTAATTTTAATGTGATGGACTCTAAGGAGCGAATAGATGTTTCGCGAGAGATACGTAAAAAGAATTTATCTTATCCTTCTAATATATTCACATTTGTAGGATATGAGGGGGCTTTACGGGAATATATGTCGGGAAATACAAATTTTTCAGAATTTCAAAATGAGGTTTCCCGTCTGGAAACGATGAACACGGATTGGTTTGGAGAACTGTATCAACCGGCAATAACCACTTCTCATAGTTTGAGTTTATCAGGGGGAACGGATAATGTGAGATATTATTTTTCGGTGGGGTATAATAACGAGAAAGGTGCAGAGAAAGGTGTCGAAGTCAATCGCTTAACGGCAAGAAGTAATGTAGATTTTAATTTGCGTAAAAATATACTGATCTCTCTGAATATGAGTGGATCTGTACAAGAGGCTCGTTATAATCATTCGTCTGTAAATGTTTTTAATCAAGCTTATTATACGAGTCGTGCTGTACCCTTTAAGAATGCAGATGGAAGTTTATTTTATATTGACAAGCAATTAAGTGGTTTAGGTGCTGTTGTCTTGAGTGGAAAGTATAATATTCAGAATGAGATGAATAATTCTGAAAGAAATGTTGATAATAAAGATTTTAATCTTGCCGCAACACTAAATTGGGATTTGGCAAAAGGAATTAAATTAATGGGAAATATCTCTTATCGTTCAACAACAAATCTTACAGAAGAGTGGATTACAGAGAATACTTTTTATGTTGCGGATCTGAGGAAATATGATGGGGTTGAAGACAAGATTGATGAAATTGTAAATCGATATAGCTTGGCTCCTTTCGGAGGTCTTTATTCTGGGGGAATGACTAGTCAGCAATCATATTCCGGTAGATTGCAATTGAATATGTCTAAAGTTCTTTGGGATAAACACGTGTTTAATTTGAATCTCGGGTATGAAGTAAATTCTGTAAAGTATGAAGGTTCGGATGGTTGGATGTCTCCAGGGTACAATCATAGCCAAGGACGCAGTTTCATAGAATTGCCTAGATTTTCTGTTCCTTCTACTGGAATTATTGAAGGATACGGTTATAATAATATGTTGAGTTGGTTATCAACATCTGGTTCGATGGATATTTACCCGACGATAACAGATCAGTTGAAGAATAGTTTATCTTGGTTTGGAATATTTACTTATTCTTATGATAATCGTTATATTCTGAATTTTAATATGCGTAGCGATGGGTCTAATGCTTTTGGACAATATGAACGTTATAAATTCCGTCCGACTTGGTCTGTGTCTGCACGTTGGAATATTCAAAATGAAAAATTCATGCCTAAAGGGAAAGTGGAAGAACTTGCTTTAAGACTTTCTTACGGTTTCCGGGGAACAGTTCCTTCTGCGCTTCCTTATATGGTAATCCAGAATTATCAGTATGATCCGACTTTCCAAGAAAATTTAGCTCAATTGGCCTCATTCCCGAATGCAAATTTAACATGGGAACGGACTTCTACTTTAAATGTCGGTTTAAATCATGCGTGGTTTGAGGGACGTTTGAGTGGAGCTTTTGATTTTGCTTATTCGAAAGGGGAAGATCTGTTGCTTTCCCGTCCTGTATCGTTAGTTAATGGACAAGGGTCGCAGTTGTATAATGGAGGCAGTAAGGAGGATTATAGTTATGAAATGAGTTTGCGGGGGATAATTGTCAAAGGGAAGGATTTTGGCTGGAGTATGAATGGGAATGTTACTCATTCGAAAGAAAAAGTGTTGAAGGGGCAGGAAGTAGAGACGTTACAAGTAAATAGTTATTTAGATGGTAGCATTTATCAAACTGGATTCCCGGTGGATGCATTTTACTCGTATCAATTTGATGGGTTGAATGAAAAAGGATTACCTCAATATAAAAACCTAGAGAAAGATCCGGGTAGTGTTACCCAGTACTTTAATAATGTCTTAACTTATTCGGGGCGTCGTACTCCACAGGTATATGGGGGATTTGGAACAGAATTCCGCTATAAAAATTTGACATTGAGTGCCAACTTTTCTTACAAGTTTGGACAAAAAGTTCGTCTTTTAAGACTTTATAATGGTTCGCAGAATATGCCGATGCCTCATGAAAATATGAGTGCAGAATTTAACGATCGTTGGCGACAGCCGGGTGATGAAGCTCATTGTGTTATTCCGGGATTGAGCAGTGAGGCTTTAACCGTGAGCGAGAGCTCGGGAGCGACAGTAGCTTATCTTGTTCCTTATAAAGAAATTGTTCCTTCCGGAAGTGCGAATGGTTGGTATATGTATGATATGAGTGACGAGCGAGTGGTGAAAGGAGACCATATTCGTTGGCAATCCCTGACTTTAGGATATACATTCCCGCAGAATATAGTTAAGGCAATAGGAGCTTCCTATTTACGTCTTAATTTCCAAGTTTCGAATCTTGGGGTTTGGGCTTTCGATGAGAAGTTGAAAGGACAAGATCCAGAACAAGTTCAAGGAATCGGGATGCCTACGTTACCGACTTATAATTTTAGTTTGAATGTAAGTTTTTAAAAATGCTATTATGAGAACTATACTTTTATTCTTTATATCGTGTTTATGCTTTGGATGTAGTGATTTTCTTGACGAAGTGGATAAAGATAAATTAATCCCGACGACAACAGATCATTATGCAGCTGTTTTGCTGAATTGTCATCGTTATGATTATCCTTTATTTAATGGCGTGGAGTACATGACAGATAATTTGACAGAATATGCTTATGTGCCAGAGGATGATAAAAAAGATATAAAACCTTTGTATACTTGGCAATTGGAGGTCGAATTAAATGAAAATGGTAATGAAATAACCACGAACAATGATGCGTGGCAGAAAATGTATAAGAATATAGCGATTGCTAACTATGTTCTAGAGTTAATAGAGGAGGCTGAGGGAACGGATGTAGAAAAAATGTTTATCAAAGGGGAAGCTTATTTTGTACGGGCTTTACATTATTTTAATCTGTTGAATCTGTATGGTGTGCCTTATAATGAAGCTACAATGCGTGGAGATTTGGGAGTTCCTTTGCGTTTGAATATTGGTGTGGAGCAAACATACGGTCGAAATACTGTGTACGAATGTTATGAACAAATTGAAAAAGATTTGACCGAGGCATCTCGTTTGCTGAAAGAAAGTGGTATTACGAAAAGTAAATTCCATCCCTCGCTAGGAGCTTGTGAGTTTCTATTTTCTCGGATTTATCTTTATCAAGAGAAGTGGGAGAAAGCAATCACGGCATCAACAAATGCTATTGCTCAGGGTGCTTTGAGCCGTCCGATTGAGGGGTTATACATACATACGGAGAATCCCGAAATTCTTTATACGGGCTGTATTTATGGAGGATTAAATGCTAGTAACTTTGATAAGGGATGGCAAGTAAATCCCGAATTGATAGAATTGTATGATGCGGGGGATGCTCGTTTGAAGAGTTTCTTTACTAGTGTTGATGGTAAAGTGGGTACCGTATATTATTCGAGAAAAAACGAGAGTACTTTTTCTAATATCGGTTTTTGTAATTTTAGGGTGGCTGAAGCTTATTTAAATCGAGCAGAGGCTTACGTGCAATCCGGGGAGATAGAAAAAGCTAGAGAGGATATGAAAGTATTACTGAATACTCGTTATCAAAAGGCTAATTCGTATATTATCCCAACGGAAGAAACTGAATTGTTAAATTTTATTCTAGTAGAGCGTCGTAAGGAATTGTGTTTTGAAGAACATCATCGATGGTTTGATTTGAGACGAATGGTTGATTGCCCCACGATTAAACATGTATTTTCTCTGACGGATGCGACAGGAAATGTTTTGGGTCGACAAACTTATACATTATTACCTCATGAACCGAATTATACGTTGCCCATCCCGATGAGAGAAAGGGAGAATAACCCGTTAATTCGCAATAACGAGCGTTATGAGAAATTACCGGAAACGGATAGTGACATTATAATACCTTAATTTTGATTGAGATGAAAAATTGGACATTTATATATTTATTAGCAATTATTTTGGGCATAACGGCTTGTGAAGAAGATGACCTTACTCCCTCCATGGCAGATGAAGATCGGTTGCCGGAGCTATTGGACCTTTCTAAACCTTTGGTAAAGGAATTTAAGGAGAAATATGATGTAAATATTTTGTATTCTTACGATGATACATTGGATTTTAAATTTGGAATGACTCCTTCCGGAACAACATCTCAATGGGGGAATATTAAAATTATTCATCTGGATTCCATGGAGGTCGTAGATTACGCATTGGAGAAATTGGACGAGATGGTGTTGACTTACATGAATGACGATTTTAGGAAAATATTGCCTCATAAAATCTTGCTTGCAGATATTGTAAGTAGCCTTTCTGCAGCGCCCCCAGATTCCTTTATTGGAGAGTCTGATTATACAGAAACGGGAACTTATACGGCTTTTGGCAATCCTTTCGCAACTTATATGTTTGCTTTCAATAAAGAGTCTATGGAGCGGTATAGTGAAACAAACTGGATGAATTCTCGAAATGTAAAATTGTATAATTTTATTTGTTATGTAATTAATTTACGGAATTTGTATGATGAAATACCTGCAACGTTCTATTCTTCTGTATCTCATTTGCATGGAGTGAGTATAGATTCTATAGCAGAGTTGGAAGATGAATTGCCAGTGGGAATAGGTAGTTACCGAAATTATTATAAACCAGAATGGTATATTAATTTAGGGATGGTTTTAACGAAAAAATCTCCGTCCGCTTATGGTTCTGGTGCTTTGACTACACGTTTAATGGTTGGTCGTAATTATTTATTTCCAACAAAAGAACGAGACTTTAGAAATTTCTTAAATCTAATGCTTTTTGAAACAGAGGCCAATTTACGAACCTATTATTTACCTTCTGAGACATTTAAAGAACGTTTATTAATTGCTATTGAAACATTCGAGAAATGGGGTATAGATATATTACGGATTAATCCGAATTTGGAAATGTTTATGAATAATGAAAAATAGTAAGATCATGAAAAGTCTGTTATATATATTATTGGCATTAAGTCTTTTCTGTGCTTGTAGCGATGAACCTGAATTCCCGGATCCGGGTTTGGATACCACAAGAACATCACGTGATACGGTTCGCTTGGATACGATAGATACTTATACGATTTCAATGAACGTCGAGGCCCCGAATGGAATTGAAAGGATACAATTGCTGAATGGACGAAATTATGAAGTGTTGGAGGAGTTTACGGAAGAATATCGAGGAATGAAAAATTTCATTTTTGAATATCCAGTAGATTTAACAGGACTTCAGGTGGATACAACACTCTTGTATATCGTAAAAGTAGTCGATAAAGATATGCGTTCGTATAATAAAGGATTTACATTAAATGTATTAAAGCATTCAGCTCCTGAAATAAAGTTAGTGGGTACATCAGAGGTTTTAGGATTAGTGAGTCCTGTGTTTGAAATAAAAATGTTGTTTGAGACAGGATTGAATACGATTCGATCTTATCGAGTGCTATTTGAGGGGAATGTGGTAGATGAAGCTACTTTTGATGAACCCTTACACGAGTATAAATATAAAAATATATTCGATGTCGATATGATAATGGGAGAAGAATATTCTTTGCGGATAGAACTGACAGATGACAAAGGGACAGTTGGTGTTAAAGATTTGAAATTGCGATTGATAGAGGCAAAACGGCCACACAAAGTGACCGTATCAACTTCGGAGAAAGGGTTAGCAGCAGATATTGAATTCTATTATAATAAACTGAACAGGTTGGATAGCTTGGTTTGTACGAACTATCGGAAACAGATGGTGAATGGACAGTTGGTAGATGTTGGATATTATGCTCGTTATGATTTCGAATATACAGAGGAGGGAATGGTAAGCCGTATTGTTTATGTAAGTGATGATGGGGAAAGCATAAATGAATACTCCTATTTGTCCGGAACCAAACAATTAAGTGGGATCTGTGATCCGGGATACCCAAGTTCGGATATAACAGTAGCTGAATGGTATAATGACGGAAACGTGAAATCCTATTACAAGGGGACGAATGCTATTCCTGTTGATGATATTTATTATGCGGATGATCTTAAAGGAGATAATAAAATCTTTGCTGAGTATTGGGTTTCTAGGGGAGCTAGACAACATTGTGTGGATATGACCTCTATTCAAGTACCTACTTATTT
The window above is part of the Butyricimonas paravirosa genome. Proteins encoded here:
- a CDS encoding SusC/RagA family TonB-linked outer membrane protein — translated: MRLSLILFFCGLQLASAKVEAQAKITVEQKQITYLDLFNQIKEQTGFTVVYSNNELDKNKLVEAGFIGANLKDVLDKILEGTGLCYELMDEFVILKVAPKEEKKMLKITGIVTDKDKYPLPGVTVILKGTAVGTATDTDGRYQLQIPKAEHISLLFSFVGMKTQEVKYTGKDSINVVMEEDYQEMDEVVVTGYQVIDKRQLTSSVSSIDASELEKVGALTVDKMLEGKAAGLMVTTLSSTPGAASKIRVRTGGTFTGSREPLWVIDGVIYEDPVPLTADQINSFDQVNLIGNALTGINPQDIASINILKDASATAIYGTRAANGVIVITTKRGKKGNVSLSYSGNIGVVDRPRYRNFNVMDSKERIDVSREIRKKNLSYPSNIFTFVGYEGALREYMSGNTNFSEFQNEVSRLETMNTDWFGELYQPAITTSHSLSLSGGTDNVRYYFSVGYNNEKGAEKGVEVNRLTARSNVDFNLRKNILISLNMSGSVQEARYNHSSVNVFNQAYYTSRAVPFKNADGSLFYIDKQLSGLGAVVLSGKYNIQNEMNNSERNVDNKDFNLAATLNWDLAKGIKLMGNISYRSTTNLTEEWITENTFYVADLRKYDGVEDKIDEIVNRYSLAPFGGLYSGGMTSQQSYSGRLQLNMSKVLWDKHVFNLNLGYEVNSVKYEGSDGWMSPGYNHSQGRSFIELPRFSVPSTGIIEGYGYNNMLSWLSTSGSMDIYPTITDQLKNSLSWFGIFTYSYDNRYILNFNMRSDGSNAFGQYERYKFRPTWSVSARWNIQNEKFMPKGKVEELALRLSYGFRGTVPSALPYMVIQNYQYDPTFQENLAQLASFPNANLTWERTSTLNVGLNHAWFEGRLSGAFDFAYSKGEDLLLSRPVSLVNGQGSQLYNGGSKEDYSYEMSLRGIIVKGKDFGWSMNGNVTHSKEKVLKGQEVETLQVNSYLDGSIYQTGFPVDAFYSYQFDGLNEKGLPQYKNLEKDPGSVTQYFNNVLTYSGRRTPQVYGGFGTEFRYKNLTLSANFSYKFGQKVRLLRLYNGSQNMPMPHENMSAEFNDRWRQPGDEAHCVIPGLSSEALTVSESSGATVAYLVPYKEIVPSGSANGWYMYDMSDERVVKGDHIRWQSLTLGYTFPQNIVKAIGASYLRLNFQVSNLGVWAFDEKLKGQDPEQVQGIGMPTLPTYNFSLNVSF
- a CDS encoding RagB/SusD family nutrient uptake outer membrane protein, with protein sequence MRTILLFFISCLCFGCSDFLDEVDKDKLIPTTTDHYAAVLLNCHRYDYPLFNGVEYMTDNLTEYAYVPEDDKKDIKPLYTWQLEVELNENGNEITTNNDAWQKMYKNIAIANYVLELIEEAEGTDVEKMFIKGEAYFVRALHYFNLLNLYGVPYNEATMRGDLGVPLRLNIGVEQTYGRNTVYECYEQIEKDLTEASRLLKESGITKSKFHPSLGACEFLFSRIYLYQEKWEKAITASTNAIAQGALSRPIEGLYIHTENPEILYTGCIYGGLNASNFDKGWQVNPELIELYDAGDARLKSFFTSVDGKVGTVYYSRKNESTFSNIGFCNFRVAEAYLNRAEAYVQSGEIEKAREDMKVLLNTRYQKANSYIIPTEETELLNFILVERRKELCFEEHHRWFDLRRMVDCPTIKHVFSLTDATGNVLGRQTYTLLPHEPNYTLPIPMRERENNPLIRNNERYEKLPETDSDIIIP